One genomic segment of Bacteroidales bacterium includes these proteins:
- a CDS encoding T9SS type A sorting domain-containing protein — translation MNKLLANSVKLVALLILWVTLSFNAFATVTTTGSGNWSSTTPNAPWPGGTIPSTSDDIIIGAGFTLTVDGNRTCNSISFSSTSGTLAVNASVVLTVTTSITLNSSTSANRACTISGLGTINCALVNVGSTVSPSGSSRTTRMTSTLTAFNVSGNFTIYSSRASGKNNDGTFYFSTGTLDIDGTLTTSSSGGGTCAFDMNTGSKNGTLNLGGAAPFSFGTGTNTITLNSTSTTVDYNRSGDQTIYGTSYYNLKTSGSNTKSTDAATTVNGTLDVIAGTLQLGGNNITVTGATTILGTLADNSTSGTNTFNGTVSVTGSISYTAAETFTINNNLTLNSGSSISGSATGIVSATGTLSVNSGTSAIGQCQISIGGTSTITGTLEITNSIGTKTFTGNITVNGTWNNSGNSAITMAGNLTVNTGATFTAGTGIYTLSGASKEINGTISSLSIPSLTVSGSCTNKISSLTVATALSVAGTLTNNYTLTVSGTLGGWGSLTQGISGAYLYIASSTADVTLTASVSTNTVEYNGGAQTIKNTTYDILKISGSGGTKSPGNAITVSNNLYIDATGTIDLNTENATINGTTSVYGTLKDGSTTGTDLFVGKVTIYSGGVWNFTVAESAAFRGGLEHNGATFTSNTGTYNFNTNSQSISGSSAITFDGPVTVTGAITVTNSNTNAVTGVTFNNTLNGSAAGSTFDNRGIMHYTSSGSTNRPMTNGVLAADNSSSTVYYDRADDQTIKVPSTTYYNLIISGSGTKTPAAAISVNGDLTLSGSSTFADGGFQITGQMGKTFFINSGATYTTTRTASPWFPTNMGTTFDNNSTINISGNGTFILSGLPDCGNISFGGTVGTKTLANSFTANGNLTINNNTTLAGGSNIITVKGNVINNFTYTSSGSGKIYLNGGTALHQISGGTFGGLELDDSNGAQLQTSATINNLLSATTGDFDINSKSVSLGSGISIIRENGNFINGTFTFSTNTDVSYNPTSSISVGAELPSDATNLRNLTLNGSGLDLSLSNSITVNGTLTMTSGTLNLNGKNITLCSTCNISGETSTNRIYGSSGYIEVSGVTIDHASLNPGNLGATLDAANVNLGSVTVRRGHEVQVGQGNNSILRYYDITPSTTGLNLTSLKLEYFGGELNSINENSLTSFFSTNTGSTWREVAPSEVANSYVLLSPVNSFQRTRWVLGDGGSPLPVELLSFQGIYENNKVNLYWATASEINNDYFIVESSTDAKSFKTLTVVKGHGNFNGTLKYTAADSQPPLGVAYYRLKQTDFDGKFKYSDVIEIRTDENTNKLTSEQPYFNGNEIDVNVKNISTPELKVEIYTINGSLVYRNVYTTLKDDTRIKISSSYFSKGAVYFIRISDDRQSIVKKFVY, via the coding sequence TTGAATAAATTATTAGCAAATAGCGTTAAACTGGTTGCCCTGCTTATACTATGGGTAACATTATCATTTAATGCTTTTGCAACTGTTACAACAACAGGTAGCGGAAATTGGAGTTCCACAACTCCTAATGCTCCATGGCCGGGAGGAACAATTCCTTCAACCAGCGATGACATTATTATAGGCGCTGGATTTACCTTAACTGTTGACGGCAACAGAACCTGTAATTCCATTTCTTTTAGTAGTACTTCAGGTACACTCGCCGTAAATGCAAGTGTAGTTCTTACAGTTACCACTTCAATTACTTTGAACAGTTCAACTTCAGCAAACAGAGCATGTACAATAAGTGGTTTGGGAACAATAAATTGTGCTTTGGTTAATGTTGGCAGTACAGTTAGTCCTTCCGGTTCAAGCCGCACTACGCGAATGACTTCAACTCTCACTGCATTTAATGTTTCAGGTAATTTTACAATATATAGCAGCAGGGCAAGCGGTAAAAACAATGACGGTACATTTTACTTTAGTACAGGTACACTTGATATTGATGGCACTTTAACTACTTCAAGTTCAGGAGGTGGCACATGTGCATTTGATATGAACACAGGCAGTAAAAACGGAACTCTCAATCTTGGGGGAGCCGCACCATTTAGTTTCGGTACCGGAACAAACACTATAACATTAAATTCAACTTCAACTACCGTTGATTATAATCGTAGCGGCGATCAGACAATATACGGAACATCTTATTATAATTTAAAAACTTCTGGTTCGAATACAAAATCAACTGATGCTGCCACTACGGTTAACGGCACTTTGGATGTAATTGCAGGAACACTTCAACTTGGTGGAAATAACATCACGGTAACCGGAGCTACTACAATTCTTGGAACACTCGCCGATAACAGTACCAGTGGTACAAATACATTTAATGGTACTGTTTCTGTTACAGGTTCTATTTCTTATACGGCTGCTGAAACATTTACAATAAATAACAATCTGACGTTAAATTCCGGCTCCAGCATAAGCGGCTCTGCAACCGGCATAGTTTCTGCAACCGGTACATTATCTGTTAATTCAGGTACATCTGCTATAGGACAATGCCAAATCAGCATAGGCGGAACTTCAACTATTACAGGAACATTGGAAATAACAAATTCTATTGGAACAAAAACATTTACAGGAAATATTACTGTTAACGGAACATGGAATAATTCGGGAAATTCGGCAATAACAATGGCAGGAAATCTTACGGTTAATACAGGAGCAACATTTACTGCCGGCACAGGCATTTATACACTAAGCGGAGCTTCTAAGGAAATTAACGGAACAATATCATCTCTTTCAATTCCTTCATTGACAGTAAGTGGAAGCTGTACCAATAAAATATCTTCACTTACAGTTGCTACTGCATTATCAGTAGCCGGAACACTTACAAACAACTATACTCTAACAGTAAGCGGAACATTAGGCGGCTGGGGTAGTTTAACACAAGGTATAAGCGGAGCATATTTATATATAGCATCTTCAACAGCCGATGTAACACTAACTGCTTCAGTAAGCACAAATACAGTTGAATATAACGGAGGTGCCCAAACCATAAAAAACACCACTTACGATATTTTAAAAATCAGTGGCAGCGGAGGAACAAAATCCCCCGGTAACGCCATCACAGTTAGTAACAATCTATATATTGATGCAACCGGAACAATTGACTTAAACACTGAAAACGCAACAATAAACGGAACTACTTCTGTTTATGGAACCCTTAAGGACGGAAGCACAACAGGAACAGACCTATTCGTTGGAAAAGTAACAATATATTCAGGAGGAGTATGGAATTTTACAGTTGCCGAATCAGCAGCATTCCGTGGAGGATTGGAACATAATGGAGCTACATTTACTTCGAATACGGGAACTTATAATTTTAATACAAACAGCCAAAGCATTTCCGGTTCAAGTGCAATTACTTTTGACGGACCTGTTACTGTTACCGGTGCAATCACTGTTACAAATTCCAATACTAATGCAGTAACCGGTGTAACATTTAACAATACACTTAACGGGTCAGCAGCGGGTTCTACATTCGACAACAGAGGAATCATGCATTACACATCAAGCGGAAGTACCAACAGACCCATGACCAATGGTGTTTTAGCTGCCGATAATTCTTCAAGCACTGTTTATTACGACAGAGCCGACGACCAAACAATAAAAGTACCATCAACTACATATTATAATCTGATAATTTCCGGTTCAGGCACAAAAACACCTGCTGCTGCAATATCAGTAAACGGAGATTTAACTTTATCAGGCAGCTCTACATTTGCCGACGGAGGATTTCAAATTACAGGGCAAATGGGAAAAACATTTTTTATAAACTCCGGAGCCACTTATACAACAACACGAACAGCAAGCCCATGGTTTCCTACAAACATGGGAACTACATTTGATAATAACAGCACTATAAACATTAGCGGAAATGGTACTTTTATTTTATCAGGATTGCCTGATTGTGGAAATATTAGCTTTGGTGGAACTGTAGGAACAAAAACATTAGCTAACTCATTTACGGCAAACGGCAATTTAACAATAAATAATAACACTACTCTTGCAGGTGGCAGCAACATTATAACTGTAAAAGGAAATGTTATCAATAATTTTACATACACCAGTTCAGGAAGCGGTAAAATATACTTGAATGGAGGAACAGCATTACATCAGATTTCGGGAGGCACATTTGGAGGATTAGAGTTGGATGATTCAAATGGTGCACAATTGCAAACAAGTGCTACAATAAATAATCTTTTATCAGCAACAACCGGAGATTTTGATATAAATAGTAAATCAGTTTCATTAGGTTCAGGAATAAGTATAATCAGGGAGAATGGAAATTTTATAAATGGCACATTCACTTTTTCAACCAATACAGATGTATCATATAACCCTACATCATCAATTTCGGTTGGAGCAGAACTTCCAAGCGATGCAACCAATTTAAGAAATCTTACATTAAACGGAAGCGGACTGGATTTGAGTTTGAGTAACAGCATTACCGTCAACGGAACTTTAACAATGACTTCCGGAACCCTTAATCTGAACGGAAAAAACATAACTCTTTGCTCAACGTGTAATATTTCAGGCGAAACCAGCACCAACAGAATATATGGCTCATCTGGATATATCGAAGTTTCAGGAGTTACCATTGACCATGCTTCCTTAAATCCCGGAAATCTTGGTGCTACTCTTGATGCTGCAAATGTAAATCTTGGTTCAGTAACCGTTAGAAGAGGACATGAGGTTCAAGTAGGACAGGGCAATAATAGCATACTTAGATATTATGATATAACTCCTTCAACTACGGGGCTGAACTTAACTTCATTAAAACTTGAATATTTTGGCGGTGAATTAAATAGTATTAACGAAAACAGCTTAACGTCTTTTTTTTCCACAAATACCGGTTCTACATGGAGAGAAGTAGCACCATCGGAAGTAGCAAATAGTTATGTTTTATTATCGCCGGTTAATTCATTCCAGAGAACAAGATGGGTACTTGGCGATGGCGGCTCGCCACTGCCGGTAGAATTGCTTTCATTTCAGGGGATATATGAAAATAATAAGGTGAACTTATACTGGGCAACAGCATCAGAAATAAATAACGATTATTTCATAGTTGAAAGTTCAACCGATGCAAAGAGTTTTAAAACTCTAACAGTAGTTAAAGGACATGGTAATTTTAACGGAACCCTTAAATATACTGCAGCAGATTCTCAACCTCCACTTGGAGTAGCATATTATCGCTTAAAGCAAACCGATTTTGACGGCAAATTCAAATACAGTGATGTTATAGAAATAAGAACAGATGAAAATACAAATAAATTAACTTCCGAACAACCATATTTTAATGGAAACGAAATTGATGTAAATGTTAAAAATATATCAACCCCGGAATTAAAAGTTGAAATTTATACAATAAATGGAAGCTTGGTTTATCGCAACGTTTACACAACACTAAAAGATGATACAAGAATAAAAATTAGCTCAAGTTATTTTTCCAAAGGTGCTGTTTACTTCATACGAATCAGCGATGACAGGCAAAGTATTGTGAAGAAGTTTGTTTATTAA